One genomic window of Ruminococcus gauvreauii includes the following:
- a CDS encoding Na/Pi cotransporter family protein → MEISDILILLGGLALFLYGMQMMSNGLEMAAGNKMKRILEKLTANRIKGVVAGAVITAVIQSSSATTVMVVGFVNSGLMTLNQAVWVIMGANIGTTITGQLIALDIGVIAPLIAFLGVATILFVKNEKAKHISEIFAGLGVLFIGMDMMGSAMVPLQNSETFIHFMTTFSNPLIGILIGAVFTAIIQSSSASVGILQALASTGMIPLSSAVYILFGQNIGTCITAVLASIGTKVNAKRTTVIHLMFNIIGTIIFTVICLVTPFTMLMEHITPDNPVAQIANVHTVFNIVTTLLLLPFGTYMARLAEKILPDKQSEQEEVLHLEYIQPFESHYAMGQGALVLTQIDHEVERMRMIVRETVSGSFDAVLHSTSQGKEELEQKEEYIDYLNAEISRYIVSVMHHEMAVEDSIKISGYYKILGNLERIGDHAMNVLGYAVSMKKKEIVFSDQAKQEIMTMKEMSLRILDDVAGSNVADLKTMLEKTSRDEQKIDDIRNEYLTQQIERIGKSECIADAGIFFSEMLTDFERIGDHALNIAEQYYGMLTRVV, encoded by the coding sequence ATGGAAATATCTGATATTTTAATACTGCTTGGCGGTCTTGCGCTGTTTTTGTATGGCATGCAGATGATGAGCAACGGTCTCGAAATGGCTGCCGGGAACAAGATGAAACGAATACTTGAAAAGCTGACCGCAAACAGGATCAAGGGCGTTGTGGCCGGAGCAGTGATAACAGCGGTGATTCAGTCATCTTCAGCTACGACTGTCATGGTGGTTGGTTTTGTCAATTCCGGGCTTATGACATTGAACCAGGCGGTGTGGGTGATCATGGGTGCAAACATCGGTACCACGATCACAGGACAGCTGATCGCGCTGGACATCGGTGTGATCGCACCGCTCATCGCGTTTCTGGGTGTTGCCACCATTCTTTTCGTGAAGAATGAAAAGGCAAAGCACATCAGTGAAATTTTTGCGGGCCTGGGTGTGCTCTTTATCGGCATGGATATGATGGGATCGGCGATGGTGCCGCTTCAGAACTCTGAAACTTTTATCCATTTCATGACGACATTCAGCAATCCTCTGATAGGCATTCTCATCGGTGCTGTTTTCACTGCGATCATCCAGTCCTCATCGGCATCGGTCGGTATTCTGCAGGCACTGGCGAGTACCGGTATGATCCCGCTCTCCAGCGCGGTTTACATACTGTTTGGTCAAAATATCGGAACCTGTATCACGGCTGTACTGGCCTCGATCGGCACGAAAGTGAATGCAAAGCGGACAACGGTCATACATCTGATGTTTAACATCATCGGCACGATTATATTTACAGTGATTTGTCTGGTGACACCGTTCACCATGCTGATGGAACACATAACCCCGGACAACCCGGTCGCTCAGATCGCGAATGTCCACACGGTATTTAATATCGTCACCACGCTGCTTCTGCTGCCGTTTGGAACGTATATGGCACGTCTGGCAGAGAAAATTCTTCCGGATAAACAAAGTGAACAGGAAGAGGTACTTCATCTGGAATACATACAGCCGTTTGAGAGTCATTATGCCATGGGGCAGGGAGCCCTGGTACTGACGCAGATTGACCATGAGGTTGAGCGGATGCGGATGATCGTCAGGGAGACAGTCTCCGGAAGCTTTGATGCTGTACTCCACAGCACCTCTCAGGGGAAAGAAGAGCTGGAGCAGAAGGAAGAGTATATCGATTACCTGAATGCAGAAATATCCCGCTATATCGTGTCTGTCATGCATCATGAAATGGCAGTGGAAGATTCCATTAAAATCAGCGGGTATTATAAGATCCTGGGCAATCTGGAACGGATCGGAGACCATGCTATGAACGTCCTGGGTTACGCCGTGAGCATGAAGAAAAAGGAAATTGTTTTTTCTGATCAGGCAAAACAGGAGATCATGACTATGAAAGAGATGAGTCTTCGGATACTGGACGACGTGGCCGGCAGCAATGTTGCAGATCTGAAAACCATGCTTGAGAAGACTTCCCGTGATGAGCAGAAGATAGACGATATTCGAAATGAGTATCTGACACAGCAGATTGAGAGAATCGGCAAAAGTGAATGCATCGCTGATGCAGGCATTTTCTTTTCAGAAATGCTGACAGATTTTGAACGGATCGGTGATCATGCGCTGAATATCGCAGAGCAGTATTATGGAATGTTGACAAGGGTTGTCTGA
- a CDS encoding VOC family protein — protein sequence MVIHHAALYVKDLERAKLFFETYFQGESGSRYHNAKTGFTSYFLSFGDGARLEIMHNPEISEHDGKKQQTGYDHIAFSVGSEKNVDRLTKQLRKDGFTVISGPRTTGDGYYESCILEEEGTRIEITV from the coding sequence ATGGTCATTCATCACGCCGCGTTGTATGTAAAAGATCTGGAACGCGCAAAATTATTTTTTGAAACATATTTTCAGGGCGAATCAGGGAGCAGGTATCACAATGCAAAGACAGGATTCACCTCATACTTTTTATCATTTGGAGATGGCGCCAGGCTTGAGATCATGCATAATCCGGAAATTTCAGAACATGATGGCAAGAAACAACAGACCGGGTATGATCACATAGCTTTTAGTGTTGGATCTGAAAAAAATGTTGACCGGTTAACAAAACAGCTGAGGAAGGATGGTTTTACTGTCATCAGCGGACCAAGGACAACAGGAGATGGGTATTACGAGAGCTGTATTTTGGAGGAGGAAGGCACCCGTATTGAAATAACTGTGTAG
- a CDS encoding helix-turn-helix domain-containing protein yields the protein MGLQKCGLNLNRVSRELQPHGTYDFPCAGYASLHTDKPEDAIPWHWHKEIEIIYVRDGTIKLQIPAKSFLLKKGDCIAINSNILHYAATDDCCQLHSLVFSQSLITGSNDSVFSKKYMHPLISCTSFDMCFVNSDGKQDIKDQFMTAFASLAEDMPGFEFVVREKLSRICLFLYRQFEQEIANCDIALNQDNQRIQTMLNYIHEHFAEQLTLSDISRTADIGERECLRCFRRTIQLPPMQYLLKYRIVQGAALLIQHPSASISEIAVHCGFDSPSNFAKMFRRFYSCSPREYRKKQSNESFSL from the coding sequence ATGGGATTACAAAAATGCGGGCTGAATTTGAACCGTGTATCCAGGGAGCTTCAGCCACATGGAACATATGATTTTCCCTGTGCCGGATACGCATCCTTACATACAGATAAGCCGGAAGATGCGATTCCCTGGCATTGGCATAAAGAAATCGAAATAATATACGTGAGAGACGGAACAATCAAACTGCAGATACCCGCCAAATCATTTCTATTAAAAAAGGGCGATTGTATTGCGATCAATTCCAATATCCTTCATTATGCGGCGACGGATGACTGCTGCCAGTTACATTCCTTGGTTTTCAGTCAATCATTAATTACCGGAAGCAACGATTCAGTATTTTCGAAAAAATATATGCATCCGCTGATATCTTGTACTTCGTTCGATATGTGTTTTGTTAATTCAGACGGAAAACAGGATATCAAGGACCAGTTTATGACTGCTTTTGCATCTCTGGCGGAGGACATGCCCGGTTTCGAATTCGTTGTGAGAGAAAAGCTCTCCAGAATATGTTTATTCCTGTATCGTCAATTTGAGCAGGAGATCGCAAACTGTGATATTGCTCTCAATCAGGACAATCAGCGCATTCAAACAATGCTGAATTACATTCATGAACACTTTGCCGAACAGTTAACATTATCTGATATTTCCAGAACAGCTGATATAGGAGAACGAGAGTGTTTACGATGCTTTCGGCGGACAATACAGCTTCCGCCTATGCAGTATTTATTAAAATATAGAATTGTGCAGGGTGCAGCATTACTTATACAACATCCCTCTGCCAGCATTTCGGAAATTGCAGTACACTGCGGGTTTGACAGTCCAAGTAATTTTGCCAAAATGTTTCGGCGCTTTTATAGCTGTTCGCCCAGAGAATATAGAAAAAAACAATCCAATGAGTCGTTTTCATTATAG
- the tet(W) gene encoding tetracycline resistance ribosomal protection protein Tet(W), with the protein MKIINIGILAHVDAGKTTLTESLLYASGAISEPGSVEKGTTRTDTMFLERQRGITIQAAVTSFQWHRCKVNIVDTPGHMDFLAEVYRSLAVLDGAILVISAKDGVQAQTRILFHALRKMNIPTVIFINKIDQAGVDLQSVVQSVRDKLSADIIIKQTVSLSPEIVLEENTDIEAWDAVIENNDELLEKYIAGEPISREKLAREEQQRVQDASLFPVYHGSAKNGLGIQPLMDAVTGLFQPIGEQGGAALCGSVFKVEYTDCGQRRVYLRLYSGTLRLRDTVALAGREKLKITEMRIPSKGEIVRTDTAYQGEIVILPSDSVRLNDVLGDQTRLPRKRWREDPLPMLRTTIAPKTAAQRERLLDALTQLADTDPLLRCEVDSITHEIILSFLGRVQLEVVSALLSEKYKLETVVKEPSVIYMERPLKAASHTIHIEVPPNPFWASIGLSVTPLSLGSGVQYESRVSLGYLNQSFQNAVRDGIRYGLEQGLFGWNVTDCKICFEYGLYYSPVSTPADFRSLAPIVLEQALKESGTQLLEPYLSFILYAPQEYLSRAYHDAPKYCATIETAQVKKDEVVFTGEIPARCIQAYRTDLAFYTNGRSVCLTELKGYQAAVGQPVIQPRRPNSRLDKVRHMFQKVM; encoded by the coding sequence ATGAAAATAATCAATATTGGAATTCTTGCCCATGTAGACGCTGGAAAGACGACCTTGACGGAGAGCCTGCTATATGCCAGCGGAGCCATTTCAGAACCGGGGAGCGTCGAAAAAGGGACAACGAGGACGGACACCATGTTTTTGGAGCGGCAGCGTGGGATTACCATTCAAGCGGCAGTCACTTCCTTCCAGTGGCACAGATGTAAAGTTAACATTGTGGATACGCCCGGCCACATGGATTTTTTGGCGGAGGTGTACCGCTCTTTGGCTGTTTTAGATGGGGCCATCTTGGTGATCTCCGCTAAAGATGGCGTGCAGGCCCAGACCCGTATTCTGTTCCATGCCCTGCGGAAAATGAACATTCCCACCGTTATCTTTATCAACAAGATCGACCAGGCTGGCGTTGATTTGCAGAGCGTGGTTCAGTCTGTTCGGGATAAGCTCTCCGCCGATATTATCATCAAGCAGACGGTGTCGCTGTCCCCGGAAATAGTCCTGGAGGAAAATACCGACATAGAAGCATGGGATGCGGTCATCGAAAATAACGATGAATTATTGGAAAAGTATATCGCAGGAGAACCAATCAGCCGGGAAAAACTTGCGCGGGAGGAACAGCAGCGGGTTCAAGACGCCTCCCTGTTCCCAGTCTATCATGGCAGCGCCAAAAATGGCCTTGGCATTCAACCGTTGATGGATGCGGTGACAGGGCTGTTCCAACCGATTGGGGAACAGGGGGGCGCCGCCCTATGCGGCAGCGTTTTCAAGGTTGAGTACACCGATTGCGGCCAGCGGCGTGTCTATCTACGGTTATACAGCGGAACGCTGCGCCTGCGGGATACGGTGGCCCTGGCCGGGAGAGAAAAGCTGAAAATCACAGAGATGCGTATTCCATCCAAAGGGGAAATTGTTCGGACAGACACCGCTTATCAGGGTGAAATTGTTATCCTTCCCAGCGACAGCGTGAGGTTAAACGATGTATTAGGGGACCAAACCCGGCTCCCTCGTAAAAGGTGGCGCGAGGACCCCCTCCCCATGCTGCGGACGACGATTGCGCCGAAAACGGCAGCGCAAAGAGAACGGCTGCTGGACGCTCTTACGCAACTTGCGGATACTGACCCGCTTTTGCGTTGCGAAGTGGATTCCATCACCCATGAGATCATTCTTTCTTTTTTGGGCCGGGTGCAGTTGGAGGTTGTTTCCGCTTTGCTGTCGGAAAAATACAAGCTTGAAACAGTGGTAAAGGAACCCTCCGTCATTTATATGGAGCGGCCGCTCAAAGCAGCCAGCCACACCATCCATATCGAGGTGCCGCCCAACCCGTTTTGGGCATCCATAGGACTGTCTGTTACACCACTCTCGCTTGGCTCCGGTGTACAATACGAGAGCCGGGTTTCGCTGGGATACTTGAACCAGAGTTTTCAAAACGCTGTCAGGGATGGTATCCGTTACGGGCTGGAGCAGGGCTTGTTCGGCTGGAACGTAACGGACTGTAAGATTTGCTTTGAATACGGGCTTTATTACAGTCCGGTCAGCACGCCGGCGGACTTCCGCTCATTGGCCCCGATTGTATTGGAACAGGCATTGAAGGAATCGGGGACGCAGCTGCTGGAACCTTATCTCTCCTTCATCCTCTATGCGCCCCAGGAATACCTTTCCAGGGCTTATCATGATGCACCGAAATACTGTGCCACCATCGAAACGGCCCAGGTAAAAAAGGATGAAGTTGTCTTTACTGGCGAGATTCCCGCCCGCTGTATACAGGCATACCGTACTGATCTGGCCTTTTACACCAACGGGCGGAGCGTATGCCTTACAGAGCTGAAAGGATATCAGGCCGCTGTCGGTCAGCCGGTCATCCAGCCCCGCCGTCCAAACAGCCGCCTGGACAAGGTGCGCCATATGTTTCAGAAGGTAATGTAA
- a CDS encoding AraC family transcriptional regulator, with amino-acid sequence MRDFSIIKALVGESVTENELRFVDCYVHPKLGLFIPSVGTCQYAQRQGHTHPSYMITILFSVEESGVTPKISIERNHYLASVISPDVPHTDFSDEFIHYYCILIDRDYFDSQYRLYTAEMPYFNDLQFALCSDILKTLNTFAFEYSKQMPNSDLTLEAQVTVITHWIIRSILGENLDLRMISSNYAVARAQHYMEQHFDKNIAVEDLAGLNHMSSSSFNRIFKNELGVTPIKYLIEIRIEKAKKLLRRNDIPIIEIASRCGFGSSAHFASNFKRLAGVTPSEYRNTYRYGG; translated from the coding sequence ATGAGGGATTTTTCTATCATAAAAGCGTTGGTGGGAGAAAGTGTAACGGAAAATGAACTGAGATTTGTAGACTGTTACGTACACCCGAAGCTGGGATTATTTATACCAAGTGTGGGGACTTGCCAGTATGCCCAGAGGCAGGGACATACGCATCCCTCCTATATGATCACTATTTTGTTTTCGGTGGAGGAGTCCGGTGTGACACCGAAGATCAGCATTGAGAGAAATCACTATCTCGCATCCGTTATATCACCGGATGTTCCTCACACTGATTTTTCTGATGAATTTATCCACTATTACTGTATTCTGATTGACAGGGACTACTTTGACAGTCAGTATCGGCTTTACACAGCAGAAATGCCATATTTCAACGATCTGCAGTTTGCCCTGTGCAGTGATATTTTAAAAACACTCAACACGTTTGCCTTTGAATACAGCAAGCAGATGCCAAACTCGGACCTCACCCTGGAGGCACAGGTTACGGTCATCACACATTGGATCATCCGGAGCATCCTGGGTGAGAATCTGGATCTGCGCATGATTTCCTCAAATTACGCCGTTGCCCGCGCCCAGCATTATATGGAACAGCATTTTGATAAAAACATCGCGGTCGAGGACCTGGCAGGGTTAAATCACATGTCATCCTCCAGCTTCAACCGGATATTTAAGAATGAACTGGGAGTGACGCCCATCAAATATCTGATCGAAATCCGGATTGAGAAGGCGAAAAAACTGCTGCGCAGAAATGATATTCCCATAATCGAGATCGCATCCAGATGTGGTTTCGGGAGCAGCGCTCATTTTGCTTCGAATTTTAAGCGCCTGGCAGGAGTGACTCCTTCAGAGTATCGAAACACTTACCGGTACGGAGGCTGA
- a CDS encoding zinc ribbon domain-containing protein, whose product MDFKDIILELRKSLKLSQDEFADMLFVTRQAVSRWENGDTVPSTDTLKLIAETFHVSADYLLGYPAGLCQSCGMNLEHDGDKGTEKDGSKSEEYCVFCYQQGAFTQNITMEELIEHNLQHLDEWNKSAGLQLTKQEARMQLMQFLPTLKRWSA is encoded by the coding sequence ATGGATTTTAAGGATATTATACTGGAACTGCGCAAAAGTCTGAAATTATCACAGGATGAATTTGCAGACATGCTGTTTGTCACAAGACAGGCTGTATCCAGGTGGGAGAACGGAGATACCGTTCCCAGTACAGATACGCTGAAATTGATTGCGGAAACGTTTCATGTGTCGGCGGATTATCTGTTGGGATATCCGGCCGGACTCTGCCAGAGCTGCGGCATGAACCTGGAACACGACGGTGATAAAGGGACAGAGAAGGATGGCAGCAAATCCGAAGAATACTGCGTATTCTGCTATCAGCAGGGTGCGTTTACCCAGAATATCACGATGGAAGAGTTGATTGAACATAACCTGCAGCATCTGGATGAGTGGAACAAATCGGCGGGATTGCAGCTGACAAAACAGGAGGCCAGAATGCAGCTCATGCAGTTTTTGCCAACATTAAAGCGCTGGAGCGCATAA
- a CDS encoding DUF2000 domain-containing protein, translating into MDVKDDKCVMVIDENLPSGLIANTAAILGITMGKKMPEVVGSDVADKTGNLHLGIIEFPVPILKGNPVSIKEIRKKLYTEDFSDLLAVDFSGLAQGCKTYDEFTNKMQQAEGADLQYMGVAICGPKKKVNKLTGSMPLLR; encoded by the coding sequence ATGGATGTGAAAGATGACAAATGTGTGATGGTGATTGACGAAAATCTGCCCTCCGGTCTGATTGCGAACACAGCGGCAATTCTGGGAATTACGATGGGAAAGAAAATGCCGGAAGTGGTTGGCAGTGATGTTGCGGATAAGACAGGCAACCTTCATCTGGGAATTATCGAGTTTCCAGTTCCGATACTGAAGGGAAACCCGGTTTCCATTAAAGAAATCAGGAAGAAGCTGTATACAGAAGATTTTTCTGATCTGCTGGCTGTGGACTTTTCAGGGCTGGCACAGGGCTGTAAGACATATGATGAATTTACGAATAAAATGCAGCAGGCTGAAGGGGCTGATCTTCAATATATGGGGGTTGCGATCTGCGGTCCGAAGAAAAAAGTCAATAAACTGACCGGCAGTATGCCGCTGCTGCGCTGA
- a CDS encoding DUF2500 domain-containing protein produces the protein MFMGGFEMMFSLVFVVVAGVIIFIVVKSVSEWHQNNNSPQLTVEAVIVSKRTDTTHHQQANGGDSSGAHGYTMITDTTYYVTFQVGDSRDRMEFHVTGREYGLLAEGDHGKLTFQGTRYLGFERAG, from the coding sequence ATGTTTATGGGAGGTTTTGAAATGATGTTCAGCCTGGTTTTCGTGGTGGTGGCAGGTGTCATCATCTTCATAGTGGTTAAGAGTGTCAGCGAGTGGCATCAGAATAACAATTCTCCGCAGCTCACCGTTGAAGCTGTGATCGTGTCCAAACGCACCGATACCACACATCATCAGCAGGCAAATGGGGGGGATAGTTCCGGTGCACATGGATATACGATGATCACTGACACTACGTATTATGTGACATTCCAGGTGGGTGACAGCAGGGACCGTATGGAGTTTCATGTAACCGGACGCGAATACGGCCTGCTTGCAGAAGGTGATCACGGGAAACTGACATTTCAGGGGACACGTTATCTGGGGTTTGAACGAGCGGGTTGA
- a CDS encoding pyridoxamine 5'-phosphate oxidase family protein, producing the protein MMTKNEIFQLMNTNPVFHLATMDRDQPRVRGMLLFRADENGIIFHTASTKDVYEQIQKNPKVELCFQGNGSQIRVTGVLEHVEDAALREEIFQHPTREFLRAWKDNGIDGLLQVFVLKNGTATEWTMETNFEDKQYVEL; encoded by the coding sequence ATGATGACTAAAAATGAAATATTTCAGCTGATGAATACAAATCCTGTGTTCCATCTGGCAACGATGGACCGGGATCAGCCAAGAGTCCGGGGGATGCTGTTATTCCGGGCAGATGAAAACGGGATTATCTTTCACACTGCATCTACAAAGGATGTGTACGAACAGATTCAGAAAAATCCGAAAGTTGAATTATGTTTTCAGGGCAACGGCAGCCAGATCCGTGTGACAGGGGTACTGGAACACGTCGAAGACGCAGCTTTGCGGGAGGAGATCTTTCAGCATCCTACCAGGGAGTTTTTACGGGCGTGGAAGGACAATGGCATTGATGGGCTGCTTCAGGTCTTCGTTCTGAAAAACGGAACAGCGACAGAATGGACGATGGAGACAAATTTCGAGGACAAGCAGTATGTGGAATTATGA